The Streptomyces sp. NL15-2K genome contains a region encoding:
- a CDS encoding HXXEE domain-containing protein, whose product MGGAVTLGLLAVWALHDAEELATLPGWLRRNVPALRERFPAVPEAVWRRAESIDAREFGVAVGVMAAIVAAVSAAGHATGGRSAAYQTALNGFGLHGLVHLAQAAAVRGYTPGAATSPLLVVPFTLWARGRLRRAGVLRPARPRDLALGLGLAGAATVASHAVARRVLGRKGQCVEKRF is encoded by the coding sequence GTGGGCGGAGCCGTCACCTTGGGGCTGCTGGCGGTCTGGGCCCTGCACGACGCCGAGGAGTTGGCCACCCTGCCGGGCTGGCTGCGGCGCAACGTGCCCGCCCTGCGCGAGCGTTTCCCGGCCGTGCCGGAGGCGGTGTGGCGCCGGGCCGAGTCGATCGACGCACGTGAATTCGGCGTGGCCGTGGGGGTGATGGCCGCGATCGTCGCGGCCGTGTCGGCGGCCGGCCACGCCACGGGCGGACGGTCGGCCGCCTATCAGACCGCGCTCAACGGCTTCGGCCTGCACGGGCTGGTCCACCTGGCGCAGGCGGCGGCCGTACGCGGCTACACACCCGGTGCCGCGACCTCGCCCCTCCTGGTCGTCCCGTTCACCCTCTGGGCGCGCGGGCGGCTGCGTCGCGCCGGCGTGCTGCGTCCCGCCCGTCCCCGTGACCTCGCGCTCGGCCTCGGTCTGGCCGGTGCGGCCACGGTCGCGTCGCATGCGGTGGCGCGGCGTGTGCTCGGACGGAAGGGGCAGTGCGTGGAGAAACGTTTTTGA
- a CDS encoding gamma-aminobutyraldehyde dehydrogenase — protein sequence MSELRRLRNYIDGEFRDAADGRTTEVVNPATGEAYATAPLSGQADVDAAMAAAAAAFPGWRDTTPAERQKALLKIADAFEERAEELIAAEVENTGKPVGLTRSEEIPPMVDQIRFFAGAARMLEGRSAGEYMEGLTSIVRREPVGVCAQVAPWNYPMMMAVWKFAPAIAAGNTVVLKPSDTTPASTVLIADILGSILPKGVFNVLCGDRETGRLMVEHPTPAMASITGSVRAGMQVAEAASKDVKRVHLELGGKAPVVVFEDTDIAKAVEDISVAGFFNAGQDCTAACRVLVHEAIHDEFVSALAKAAADTKTGRPDDEDVLYGPLNNPNQLAQVEGFINRLPAHARVETGGKRVGEQGYFFAPTVVSGVKQDDEIIQKEVFGPVITVQSFSDEDQAVLWANGVEYALASSVWTKDHSRAMRMSKKLDFGCVWINTHIPLVAEMPHGGFKKSGYGKDLSAYGFDDYTRIKHVMTSLDA from the coding sequence GTGAGCGAGCTTCGTCGTCTGCGCAACTACATCGACGGTGAGTTCCGGGACGCCGCCGACGGACGGACCACCGAGGTGGTCAACCCCGCGACGGGCGAGGCGTACGCGACCGCGCCGCTGTCCGGGCAGGCGGACGTCGACGCCGCGATGGCGGCCGCCGCCGCGGCCTTCCCCGGCTGGCGCGACACCACCCCCGCCGAGCGCCAGAAGGCCCTCCTGAAGATCGCGGACGCGTTCGAGGAGCGCGCCGAGGAGCTCATCGCGGCCGAGGTGGAGAACACGGGCAAGCCGGTCGGGCTGACCCGCTCCGAGGAGATCCCGCCGATGGTCGACCAGATCCGCTTCTTCGCGGGCGCGGCCCGGATGCTGGAGGGGCGCAGCGCCGGCGAGTACATGGAGGGGCTCACCTCGATCGTCCGCCGCGAGCCGGTCGGCGTCTGCGCGCAGGTCGCGCCGTGGAACTACCCGATGATGATGGCCGTGTGGAAGTTCGCCCCGGCGATCGCGGCGGGCAACACGGTCGTGCTGAAGCCGTCCGACACCACCCCCGCCTCCACCGTCCTCATCGCGGACATCCTCGGCTCGATCCTCCCCAAGGGCGTCTTCAACGTCCTGTGCGGCGACCGCGAGACCGGCCGCCTGATGGTCGAGCACCCGACCCCGGCGATGGCCTCCATCACCGGCTCCGTCCGGGCCGGCATGCAGGTCGCCGAGGCCGCGTCCAAGGACGTCAAGCGGGTCCACCTGGAGCTGGGCGGCAAGGCGCCGGTCGTCGTCTTCGAGGACACCGACATCGCCAAGGCCGTCGAGGACATCTCGGTCGCGGGCTTCTTCAACGCCGGCCAGGACTGTACGGCCGCCTGCCGCGTCCTCGTCCACGAGGCCATCCACGACGAGTTCGTCTCCGCGCTCGCCAAGGCCGCCGCCGACACCAAGACCGGCCGGCCGGACGACGAGGACGTGCTCTACGGCCCCCTCAACAACCCCAACCAGCTCGCGCAGGTCGAGGGCTTCATCAACCGCCTGCCCGCCCACGCGCGCGTGGAGACCGGCGGCAAGCGCGTGGGTGAGCAGGGGTACTTCTTCGCCCCGACCGTCGTCTCCGGCGTCAAGCAGGACGACGAGATCATCCAGAAGGAGGTCTTCGGGCCGGTCATCACCGTCCAGTCCTTCTCCGACGAGGACCAAGCCGTGCTGTGGGCCAACGGCGTCGAGTACGCCCTCGCCTCCTCGGTGTGGACCAAGGACCACTCCCGCGCGATGCGGATGTCGAAGAAGCTCGACTTCGGCTGCGTGTGGATCAACACCCACATCCCGCTGGTCGCCGAGATGCCGCACGGCGGCTTCAAGAAGTCCGGCTACGGCAAGGACCTGTCGGCGTACGGCTTCGACGACTACACGCGGATCAAGCACGTGATGACGTCGCTGGACGCGTGA